From a single Calothrix sp. NIES-2098 genomic region:
- a CDS encoding multi-sensor signal transduction histidine kinase translates to MAVVTRRAIGVFHNRSDAEQALRELGNAGIVMDRVSVIARDRDHNGEIAGTPVTEKVGDKADDGAKTGALTGGALGGLTGLLVGLGTLAIPGIGPIMLAGAAATALATTVAGGAIGAAAGGLLGGLIGLGIPEERARVYNERVERGGYLVIVDGTDEEIARAEPILRRWNIEEFNVYDRPRSEHDVPGAAVVTPGVVSDVPHTPVGTRGDVVRHKRAIGVFAHRRDAEAALTELRDAGFPMSQVSLIAKNTDGDRIAGVTTGGVNTGIDQNVGRSNKADEGAKAGAATGAAVGGLGGLLVGLGALAIPGVGPVIAGGAAATAIATAVTGGAIGAAAGGITGGLVGLGIPENRARVYSDRFGRGDYIVIVDGTEAEIHQAEAILKRRGIEEFAIYDGTDLDRVHHHDRVVTHDRPVGDVRLNRRAIGVFAHRRDAEAALTELRDAGFPMSRVSIIAKNNEGDRIAGVNTGSTTTGVDRNVATTTKADEGAKAGAATGAALGGLGGLLVGLGALAIPGVGPVIAGGAVATALATTVAGGAIGAAAGGITGGLVGLGIPENRARVYSDRFGRGDYVVIVDGTESEIHQAETILKRRGIEEFAVYDAHDIDRLHHHDRAVVDTTHTHPGEVHRDEPAVVIVDRRDETL, encoded by the coding sequence ATGGCTGTAGTAACTAGACGTGCTATAGGCGTATTTCATAATCGTAGTGATGCCGAACAAGCACTGCGCGAATTGGGCAATGCTGGCATCGTAATGGATAGAGTATCTGTAATTGCCAGAGATAGAGACCATAACGGTGAAATTGCTGGTACTCCGGTCACAGAGAAGGTTGGTGATAAAGCTGATGACGGTGCAAAAACCGGCGCACTTACAGGCGGTGCATTGGGTGGTTTGACAGGGTTATTAGTAGGTCTGGGTACCTTAGCAATCCCTGGAATTGGCCCAATTATGCTGGCTGGTGCAGCAGCTACAGCGTTGGCGACAACTGTAGCTGGTGGTGCTATAGGTGCAGCAGCTGGTGGTTTACTTGGGGGATTAATTGGTTTAGGAATTCCTGAAGAACGAGCCAGAGTTTATAACGAACGAGTAGAGCGAGGCGGCTATCTAGTAATAGTAGATGGTACAGACGAAGAAATTGCTAGAGCCGAACCAATTCTTAGACGCTGGAATATCGAAGAATTCAATGTTTATGACCGACCACGCAGCGAACACGATGTTCCTGGTGCTGCGGTTGTTACTCCCGGTGTAGTTAGCGATGTTCCTCATACTCCCGTTGGTACTCGTGGGGATGTTGTCAGACACAAACGCGCAATAGGTGTCTTTGCTCACCGTCGAGATGCAGAAGCAGCACTAACTGAACTACGAGATGCTGGTTTCCCGATGAGCCAAGTTTCGCTGATTGCCAAAAACACAGATGGCGATCGCATTGCTGGTGTTACCACTGGTGGCGTTAACACTGGTATCGATCAAAACGTCGGCAGAAGTAATAAAGCTGATGAAGGTGCAAAAGCTGGTGCAGCTACAGGTGCAGCTGTTGGCGGTTTAGGCGGTCTGTTGGTAGGTCTGGGTGCTTTAGCAATACCTGGCGTTGGCCCTGTAATCGCAGGTGGTGCAGCAGCTACAGCGATCGCTACAGCCGTAACTGGTGGTGCAATTGGTGCAGCCGCAGGTGGGATTACAGGCGGATTGGTTGGTTTAGGAATTCCCGAAAACCGGGCGCGAGTTTATAGCGATCGCTTCGGTAGAGGCGACTATATAGTTATCGTCGATGGTACAGAAGCAGAAATCCATCAAGCTGAAGCTATCCTCAAACGTCGCGGAATTGAAGAATTCGCAATCTATGATGGCACCGATCTCGATCGAGTGCATCATCACGACAGAGTAGTTACCCACGATAGACCAGTTGGCGATGTGCGCTTAAATAGAAGGGCGATTGGCGTCTTTGCTCACCGCCGCGATGCAGAAGCAGCATTAACGGAATTGCGAGATGCTGGTTTCCCGATGAGTCGAGTCTCGATCATTGCAAAAAATAATGAAGGCGATCGCATTGCTGGCGTAAATACTGGTAGCACGACTACTGGTGTAGATAGAAACGTCGCCACAACAACTAAAGCTGATGAAGGTGCAAAAGCTGGCGCAGCTACAGGTGCAGCCCTTGGCGGTTTAGGCGGTTTGTTAGTAGGTCTGGGTGCTTTAGCAATACCTGGCGTTGGCCCTGTAATTGCAGGTGGTGCAGTAGCTACTGCCTTAGCCACAACAGTCGCAGGTGGTGCTATAGGTGCAGCCGCAGGCGGGATTACAGGCGGACTGGTTGGCTTAGGAATACCCGAGAACCGGGCGCGCGTTTATAGCGATCGCTTCGGTAGAGGCGACTATGTAGTGATTGTTGATGGCACAGAATCAGAAATTCATCAAGCTGAAACCATCCTCAAACGTCGCGGAATTGAAGAATTCGCAGTTTATGACGCTCATGACATAGATAGACTGCATCACCACGACAGAGCAGTTGTGGATACAACTCACACTCATCCAGGAGAGGTTCATAGAGACGAGCCTGCGGTGGTGATTGTTGACCGCCGAGATGAAACCCTCTAA
- a CDS encoding KAP P-loop domain-containing protein: MPHTEINDISADSSLIDPEKDLLGHANFAKYLADSICKMTFPEGFAIAVYGSWNSGKSTLLNFVVHYLQQKPEEEQPIIVPFNPWLLSGHQNVTRRFFEQIQNVLSKESSVPKNFKEKLAEFASVISDIPLPYAQTGKALAALLDEKDKEAAELKEEVEDKLLQQQRRIVVTIDDIDRLPADDIKQLFRIFKAMRHFTNVVYLLVFDKEIVMRTIAETKEISAEAYLEKIIHVSFELPVSSKTSLRRLLFAKLDRIFSDTPKQLINQARWSDIYFQGIDCFITSIRDIVRFVNTLTVTYPAVKNEVNPIDFIAIEAVRVFCPNIYSIIHQNPDLFVGNLYPSIDELKNLVNTWIAQLQDEYRQPIKYLLMHLFPKIKSILDNSYLNEQQDLKWREQLRVCSGENFPIYFRLSLSPVEISNTQIKFIFGLLGEPETFRNHLTELAKQKLPGGTTQARLFLEQLENSTNQDISVNYIPSVVEVLFDVSEQFLLYQDNESNGILDFSNEVIVSRCISNLLRQIDEISRFEIIKKVITQGKALPIINHRIAILKEQQSQYSIDKYNYEEGWLLNAQHFKELEDLIARVQIESAHTHK, from the coding sequence ATGCCACATACGGAAATTAACGATATATCAGCAGACAGTTCCTTAATCGATCCGGAAAAAGATCTACTGGGACACGCCAACTTTGCCAAGTATCTCGCAGATAGCATTTGCAAAATGACTTTTCCCGAAGGCTTTGCGATTGCAGTTTACGGTTCTTGGAACTCTGGTAAATCTACACTATTAAACTTTGTAGTTCACTATCTCCAGCAAAAGCCAGAGGAAGAACAACCAATCATTGTTCCTTTTAATCCCTGGTTATTATCTGGACATCAAAATGTCACAAGACGCTTTTTTGAGCAAATACAAAACGTTTTAAGCAAAGAGTCATCTGTACCAAAAAATTTTAAAGAGAAACTAGCTGAGTTTGCCTCCGTTATTTCAGATATTCCTCTACCTTATGCTCAAACTGGCAAGGCATTAGCAGCATTATTGGATGAAAAAGACAAAGAAGCTGCGGAATTAAAAGAAGAAGTGGAAGACAAGTTGTTACAGCAGCAGCGGCGAATAGTCGTAACAATTGACGATATCGATCGATTACCAGCTGACGATATCAAGCAGCTTTTTCGCATTTTCAAAGCAATGCGGCATTTTACTAACGTTGTCTATCTTCTGGTTTTTGATAAAGAAATTGTAATGAGAACAATTGCAGAAACCAAAGAAATATCAGCAGAAGCATACTTAGAAAAAATTATTCACGTCAGTTTTGAGTTACCTGTTTCTAGTAAAACCTCACTGCGTAGGCTGCTTTTTGCCAAGCTCGATCGTATATTTTCTGATACACCAAAACAACTAATTAACCAAGCTCGCTGGAGCGACATTTACTTTCAAGGAATAGATTGCTTTATTACTAGCATCCGAGATATTGTCCGTTTTGTGAATACTTTAACAGTCACATATCCAGCAGTAAAAAATGAAGTAAACCCTATAGATTTCATTGCTATTGAGGCTGTGCGAGTTTTTTGCCCAAATATATATAGTATTATCCATCAAAATCCCGACCTTTTTGTAGGAAATTTATACCCTTCAATAGATGAACTTAAAAATCTAGTTAATACCTGGATTGCACAACTACAAGATGAATATAGGCAGCCTATTAAGTATTTATTAATGCATCTTTTTCCTAAAATAAAATCAATTCTTGATAATAGCTATCTAAATGAACAACAAGATTTGAAATGGCGTGAACAACTACGTGTTTGTAGTGGAGAAAATTTTCCCATTTACTTTCGTCTATCTTTATCACCAGTCGAAATATCTAATACCCAAATCAAATTTATTTTTGGTTTGCTGGGAGAACCAGAAACATTTAGAAACCATCTTACAGAACTAGCTAAACAAAAACTTCCTGGCGGCACAACACAAGCTAGGCTATTTTTAGAGCAGCTAGAAAATTCTACTAACCAGGATATTTCTGTAAATTATATACCCTCAGTTGTAGAAGTATTATTTGATGTGAGCGAGCAATTTTTATTGTATCAAGATAATGAATCTAATGGCATTCTTGATTTTAGTAATGAAGTTATCGTTAGCCGTTGTATCTCAAACCTCTTGCGTCAAATTGATGAAATATCAAGATTTGAGATAATAAAAAAAGTAATTACTCAAGGTAAAGCGTTACCAATAATTAATCATAGAATTGCAATATTAAAAGAGCAGCAAAGTCAATATAGTATAGATAAATATAACTATGAAGAAGGGTGGCTTTTGAATGCACAACACTTTAAAGAACTAGAGGACTTAATTGCTAGAGTGCAGATAGAAAGCGCTCATACCCATAAATAA
- a CDS encoding pentapeptide repeat-containing protein, producing the protein MKSQILATTVFLTTISLTTSVQAANSEHVRQLLATKQCQNCDLIGAGLVLADLSGANLSGANLAGANLSRANLTGADLRGANLTGASLFGVNLNAAKLTGANLANADLRNSYLANAELNGVNLNSTYLQGAVGIPSQIATAEEFYAWGVAEAQRGNTPQAIEYFNQAIATKTEYAEAYLARGVARYQVLDRQGAFKDAQVAAKMFTDQKNAPGIQTAQAFIKELQTPPDGKVNVGKPSFFDFLGSLGSVLFQFFPF; encoded by the coding sequence ATGAAAAGCCAAATTCTAGCCACAACCGTATTTTTAACCACAATTAGCTTGACAACGAGCGTTCAAGCAGCAAACTCAGAACATGTTAGACAGTTATTGGCAACTAAACAATGCCAAAACTGTGACCTGATAGGTGCAGGTTTAGTATTGGCTGACCTATCTGGAGCCAATTTAAGCGGAGCCAATCTTGCAGGTGCTAACCTTAGCCGTGCAAACTTGACGGGTGCTGATTTGCGAGGTGCAAACTTGACGGGTGCTAGTTTATTCGGAGTCAATCTGAATGCTGCTAAACTCACTGGAGCAAATTTAGCAAATGCAGACTTAAGAAACTCCTATCTAGCCAATGCAGAGTTAAATGGAGTCAACCTCAATAGTACTTATCTTCAAGGCGCAGTTGGTATACCCTCACAAATTGCCACCGCAGAAGAATTTTATGCTTGGGGTGTAGCAGAAGCCCAAAGAGGCAATACACCCCAAGCAATAGAGTATTTTAATCAAGCGATCGCAACCAAAACCGAATACGCAGAAGCTTATTTAGCACGTGGTGTCGCTCGTTACCAAGTATTAGATAGACAAGGCGCATTCAAAGATGCCCAAGTAGCAGCGAAAATGTTTACAGACCAGAAAAATGCTCCTGGTATCCAAACAGCGCAAGCATTTATTAAAGAATTACAAACACCCCCAGATGGTAAAGTGAATGTTGGTAAACCCAG
- a CDS encoding transport-associated protein: MKKLTPFLISSLLIFGAVACNNTEKTSESAPNNPNEAVQRPSPEATEAAQKDAQSETRRRQLNSDIRAREQRNNAGGGDTKRAEDDLASEVRSKLEANIPNGALTVEAAKDGTVTVGGTVNNKDQLAKIEPLSKQIKGVTKVVNKAAVAPPTQQNR, encoded by the coding sequence ATGAAAAAGCTAACACCTTTCTTAATTAGCAGTCTTCTAATTTTTGGTGCTGTTGCTTGTAATAACACTGAGAAAACAAGTGAATCGGCACCTAATAATCCTAACGAAGCTGTGCAAAGACCAAGTCCTGAAGCAACGGAAGCTGCTCAAAAAGATGCTCAGAGTGAGACTCGCCGCAGACAATTAAATTCTGACATTCGCGCTCGCGAGCAACGTAACAATGCTGGTGGCGGTGATACAAAGAGAGCTGAAGACGACCTTGCTAGCGAAGTTCGTTCTAAATTAGAGGCTAATATTCCTAATGGCGCTCTCACAGTTGAAGCTGCAAAAGATGGTACAGTTACTGTCGGTGGAACTGTAAATAATAAAGACCAGTTAGCGAAGATTGAACCTTTATCAAAGCAAATTAAAGGTGTCACAAAAGTAGTTAATAAAGCAGCAGTTGCTCCACCAACTCAACAAAATAGATAG